One window of the Rosa rugosa chromosome 3, drRosRugo1.1, whole genome shotgun sequence genome contains the following:
- the LOC133739648 gene encoding uncharacterized protein LOC133739648 yields MSTSLCCSLIRSSPLLPEPYLSWPLAKPNHHRQIQPPLTLRNHSRASARVVARAVADGVVSPDDLSFQEPAVIETEEEGNGEAQGVVDGVAESESEDKGVRPATRYKKKKEDEDGLENRFKLRNGKEIFEEKAYIVGVEHKRNSADLFGVEESLKELTQLADTAGLMVVGSTYQKLVSPNSRTYIGSGKVAEIKSAIHALGVETVIFDDELSAGQLRNLEKAFGGDVRVCDRTALILDIFNQRAATHEAALQVTLAQMEYQLPRLTKMWTHLERQSGGQVKGMGEKQIEVDKRILRTQIGVLKKELESVRKHRKQYRNQRLSVPVPVVSLVGYTNAGKSTLLNQLTGANVLAEDQLFATLDPTTRRVQMKNGKEFLLTDTVGFIQKLPTTVVAAFRATLEEISESALLVHVVDISHPLAEQQIEAVDRVLSELDVSSIPRLMVWNKIDKVSNPDSIRTEAEKRDDVVCISALSGQGLNDFCSAIQKKLKDSMVWVEALIPFEKGELLSTIHKVGMVERTEYTEHGTLIKAHVPLRFARLLTPLRQLSIS; encoded by the exons ATGAGCACCAGTTTGTGTTGCTCTCTGATTCGTTCCTCACCTCTGCTTCCCGAACCCTATCTCTCATGGCCTCTCGCCAAACCTAACCACCACCGCCAGATTCAACCGCCTCTCACGCTCAGAAACCATTCCCGTGCTTCTGCGAGAGTCGTCGCAAGAGCTGTCGCCGACGGCGTTGTGTCTCCGGACGACTTGTCGTTTCAGGAACCGGCGGTGATTGAGACCGAGGAAGAAGGAAATGGAGAGGCTCAGGGAGTCGTCGATGGAGTGGCGGAGAGTGAATCAGAGGATAAGGGTGTGCGTCCGGCGACGAggtacaagaagaagaaggaggatgAGGACGGGTTAGAGAATAGGTTCAAGCTGAGGAACGGAAAGGAG ATTTTTGAAGAAAAAGCCTACATTGTGGGTGTTGAGCACAAACGTAATTCGGCTGATCTATTTGGTGTAGAGGAGTCACTCAAGGAATTGACCCAGCTAGCTGATACTGCTGGACTAATGGTTGTTGGTTCCACATATCAGAA ACTAGTGTCTCCAAATTCACGGACATACATTGGATCTGGCAAGGTTGCAGAAATCAAGAGTGCAATTCATGCATTGGGTGTTGAGACCGTGATATTTGATGATGAGCTCTCAGCAGG GCAATTACGCAATTTGGAAAAGGCTTTTGGTGGGGATGTTAGAGTCTGTGACCGCACTGCTCTCATTCTTGATATTTTTAACCAGCGGGCGGCAACACATGAAGCAGCTCTACAG gTTACATTGGCACAGATGGAATACCAGCTACCTCGACTAACAAAAATGTGGACTCATCTTGAGCGTCAATCAGGAGGTCAAGTGAAGGGTATGGGTGAGAAACAAATTGAAGTGGATAAGCGTATCTTACGTACTCAA ATTGGTGTTCTCAAGAAGGAGCTAGAATCTGTTAGAAAGCATAGAAAGCAGTACCGGAATCAGCGGCTTTCAGTACCAGTACCAGTAGTATCCTTG GTTGGGTACACCAATGCTGGAAAGAGTACTCTCTTAAATCAATTGACTGGAGCCAATGTGCTTGCCGAGGATCAATTATTTGCAACACTAGATCCAACCACAAGAAGGGTTCAG ATGAAGAACGGGAAAGAATTTCTTCTCACAGATACTGTTGGTTTCATTCAGAAGTTACCGACTACAGTG GTTGCTGCCTTCAGAGCAACTCTTGAGGAGATATCAGAGTCAGCATTACTGGTGCATGTGGTTGATATCAG TCATCCACTGGCTGAGCAACAGATAGAAGCTGTGGACAGAGTTTTGTCAGAACTAGATGTGTCTTCGATACCAAGGTTGATGGTGTGGAACAAG ATTGATAAGGTGAGCAATCCTGACAGCATCAGAACAGAAGCAGAAAAGAGAGATGATGTTGTTTGCATATCTGCTCTGAGTGGCCAGGGCTTAAATGATTTCTGCAGTGCAATCCAGAAAAAATTGAAG GACTCTATGGTATGGGTGGAAGCCTTGATCCCATTTGAAAAAGGAGAGCTTCTTAGTACCATACATAAGGTTGGAATGGTGGAGAGAACA GAATATACCGAGCACGGTACACTAATCAAGGCACACGTACCTCTACGGTTTGCAAGGCTACTAACACCATTGAGGCAACTATCCATATCATGA
- the LOC133739649 gene encoding peroxidase 9, with protein sequence MARFKVTCLALVAMTLVYLTTLCVAHPVGFNFGWGWGSPGGNGGHGGNSGNGGGGYPGLFPEYYQFSCPQANDIVMSVLHKAIANNPRVAASLLRLHFHDCFVQGCDASVLLDDSATISSEKNSGPNKNSLRGFEVIDEIKAKLEEACPRTVSCADILALSARGSTVLSGGPNWVLPLGRRDSTTASLTGSNRNIPAPNSSLPTLLNFFQRQGLDEVDLVALSGGHTIGIARCVTFKQRLYNQNGNDRPDSTLERSYYFGLKSVCPSSGGDNNISPLDFSSPARFDNTYFKLILLGKGLLTSDQVLLTGNVRKTMELVKSFSDDEGLFFQHFAKSMVKMGNIRPLTGLKGQVRKNCRRVN encoded by the exons ATGGCACGCTTCAAAGTAACTTGTTTAGCTCTTGTGGCAATGACATTGGTCTATTTGACCACACTCTGCGTAGCTCACCCGGTCGGTTTCAACTTTGGCTGGGGATGGGGTAGTCCTGGTGGAAATGGCGGTCACGGTGGAAACAGTGGCAATGGTGGAGGAGGGTACCCTGGTCTTTTTCCGGAATACTATCAGTTCTCATGCCCTCAAGCTAATGATATTGTCATGTCTGTGTTGCACAAGGCCATTGCAAACAATCCAAGAGTGGCTGCCTCTTTGCTTAGGCTTCACTTCCATGACTGCTTTGTTCAG GGTTGTGATGCATCTGTGCTACTGGACGACAGCGCGACAATTTCGAGTGAAAAGAATTCTGGCCCAAACAAGAACTCACTTAGAGGGTTTGAAGTGATAGATGAGATCAAGGCCAAGTTAGAAGAAGCTTGCCCTCGGACTGTTTCTTGTGCTGACATTCTTGCTCTTTCTGCTAGAGGCTCCACTGTACTA AGTGGTGGACCAAATTGGGTGTTACCACTAGGAAGAAGGGACTCGACGACTGCAAGTTTAACTGGCTCAAACAGAAACATTCCTGCACCAAATTCCAGTCTCCCAACCCTCTTAAACTTCTTCCAGCGTCAAGGCCTCGATGAAGTTGACCTTGTTGCACTATCAG GAGGGCATACTATTGGGATTGCAAGGTGCGTGACATTCAAGCAGAGGCTGTACAACCAAAATGGGAACGACCGACCCGACTCGACTCTTGAAAGATCCTACTACTTTGGTTTGAAATCGGTTTGCCCTAGTTCAGGTGGTGACAACAACATAAGCCCCTTGGACTTCTCTTCCCCTGCAAGATTTGACAATACCTACTTCAAGCTCATACTTTTGGGAAAAGGACTTCTTACTTCGGACCAAGTGCTTCTCACCGGAAATGTGAGGAAGACAATGGAGCTGGTCAAGAGCTTTTCGGATGATGAGGGCCTCTTCTTCCAGCACTTTGCTAAGTCCATGGTTAAGATGGGGAACATTAGGCCTCTCACTGGACTTAAGGGTCAAGTTAGGAAGAATTGTCGCCGAGTTAATTAA